CTATTGTTGTTACTTTTACTCTGCCTTTTAATTTTAAGCGCTTTATTTTTCAGGCAAAACGAATAGGCCTTGACAGTCTGCCAATTGTCTCAGTCGTGGCTTTATTCACAGGCATGATCCTTGCCTTTCAGTCTACATACCTTCTAAAGAAACTTTCTTCAGAAATTTATATAGCCAATATTGTCGCACTTTCACTCGTACGTGAATTAGGGCCTGTATTTACTGCCTTAATTGTCGCCGGACGTGTGGGTGCAGCAATTACTGCAGAGGTTGGTACGATGACAGTAACCGAGCAGGTAGATGCATTGAGAACATTGGCTACTAATCCGATTAAATATCTAGTTGTCCCCCGTTTCCTGGGCATGGTGATAATGCTGCCTTTGCTTGTGATATACACTAATCTTGTAGGTATAATGGGTGGTTATATCATATGTGTGTATCGTCTGGGCGTGAGCTCAGCAATGTATATCCAAATGACATTTCAATCTTTGGTCTTAAAGGATTTATACAGCGGATTGATTAAAAGTATGGTTTTCGGAATGCTCATTGCTCTTATAAGCTGTTATGAAGGCTTAAGGGCAGCCGGAGGCGCAGAAGGTGTAGGTCGTTCAACTACATTAAGTGTTGTTATTTCTTTTATCTTGGTAATTACTACTGACTGTATTTTTACTGCGCTGTTTTATTTTATACTCTAGGCTTAGCAAAGATTACTCAGCCTTATCTAGAGATTATAATGATAGAAATACACAATATCTACAAATCGTTTAATACTTCCAAGGTATTAGACGGATTAAGCCTGATTATCAAGACAGGAGAAACAAAGGTTATTATTGGCCGCTCTGGATGTGGTAAAAGTGTTCTTTTGAAACACATTGTGGGTATTTTACGGCCGCAAGAGGGTAGTATTATCATTGATGGCCTAGAGGTTAATAAGTTGAATGATGAACAGATGAATCTGTTCAGACTGCGTATGAAGATAGGCATGGTCTTTCAGGGTGGCGCTCTGTTTGACTCGCTTAATGTGGGCGAAAATGTTGGTTTTGTTTTGAGTGAATATACTGATCTTGATAAATCGACCATTGTTAAAAAAGTAAAAGAGGCCTTAGGCATGGTTGGTTTAAAAGATATTGAGCATCTTCTGCCTTCGGATTTAAGCGGAGGCATGAAGAAAAGGGTGGCCTTAGCACGTGCCATATGTATGAATCCCAATATAATTCTTTATGATGAGCCTACTACTGGTGTTGATCCAATAACAGCCGACGCTATTAATGATTTAATAATAGAATTACATGATAAGTTAGAGGTTACAAGTGTTGTTGTGACTCATGATATGACGAGTGCTTACAAAGTTGCCGATAGAATTGCAATGCTTTATAGCGGAAAGATTATCCAGATGGGAACGCCAGATGAGATTAAAAATTCAACCAATCCATTTGTAAAGCAGTTTATTACTGGCGCTTCTTCTGGCGCGATAACAGATGCGGAAAATCTGGTTTTTGGTCACGTAACAGAGTGATTTTAGTGTTTTTGCCAAGGAGGATAAATGGGATTAAAATTTAAAAATGAAATTAAGGTTGGAATCTTTTCTTTGGTCGGGGTAATTATTTTCGTCGTATTTGTATTCTCTATCGGGGATATAAAACTCTTTACTAAGTCAAAAGATGTAAAGATAGTTTTTGGATTTGCCAATGGGGTTAAGATAAGTTCTCCCGTAAGGCTGGCAGGTGTTGATGTAGGACAGGTGAGAAAGATCTCCGTGAGATTTAATAGGCAGACACAAAAGAACGAAGTAGAGGTCTTAGCACGTGTTACTGACTCAACCATAATTCCGCAGGATTCGAAGGTATGGATTAATACCTTAGGTCTTTTGGGCGAAAAATATATAGAGATAATTCCCGGCCTAGATTATGCGCATCTGTTTAAGCCGGGTGAGACGATTATCGGTAAAGATCCCATACCAATGCAGGAAATTACCGAGCTAGGAAGAGAGATTGCGCTGAAGTTAAGAGAAAGCATTGATGCAATTAATAATTTTATCTTGAATGAGAAAAACAAAGAGGCATATAACCAGGTCTTGGAGAATTTAGAAGAGGCCTCGAAATCGCTTTCTGAGATTATGGAAAAGATAAATAGTGGAGATGGTACTGCTGGAAAATTTATTTCTGACGAAGCAATCTATACTGATACAAAGGAATTTATTGAAGATATAAAGAAGCATCCCTGGAAGTTGATGCGAAAGCCCCAAGAGGAATAATGAAGACAAAGACGGTATTTAACTGTCAGAAGTGTGGTTATCAATCTCCCAGGTGGCTGGGCCGTTGCCCTGATTGTTCGAGTTGGAATTCTCTTGCGGAAGAAATGCCTCAACTGCCGCAGGTTGGTCAGGAGCGGATATTTTCAAAAGAGGCCCCAGTCTTGCTTGGCGATATCAGTTTAGAGGATAAACCCAGAATATCAACACGATTAGCAGAGCTAGATAGGGTATTGGGCGGAGGGTTAGTCTCTGGTTCTGTAGTTCTCTTAGGTGGCGATCCCGGCATAGGAAAATCCACCATTGCCTTGCAGGCAGCAATTAATTTAAGTAAAGAGGGCAGGAAAGTACTTTACATTAGCGCTGAGGAGTCGTTAAAGCAGACGAAACTGCGTGCTGTTAGGATTGATAAAGATTTTAACGAAAATTTGTTCATTGTGAGCCAGACAAATCTGGAAGAGATAATAAAGTATATAAAGGCGCTTAAGGCCCAGGTTGTATTTTTAGACTCAATCCAGGTCGTATATAATCCGGCGATTGCCTCAAGCACTGGCACTATTACCCAGGTACGAGAATGCGCAGGCACTCTTACTCAGCTTGCGAAATTAGATGGCTTCTCCTTGATTCTTATAGGTCATGTCACCAAAGAAGGGACATTGGCAGGGCCTAAGCTGCTTGAGCATATCGTGGATACGGTTTTATATTTTGAGGGCGATAAGCTTTCTCTATATAGGATCTTGCGCACAGCAAAAAATCGTTTTGGCTCAACTAACGAAATTGGTCTTTTTGCTATGACGGAAAGCGGCCTACAGCAAGTCAGTAATCCTTCCCAGATCTTTTTATCTCAGAGGGCTAGGAAGGTTTCCGGTTCTATTGTAGTTGCTATTATGGAAGGCTCACGGCCGTTGTTAATTGAGATTCAGGCCTTAGTCTCTAGAGCAGGATTTAATATAGTGCGGCGTCGTTGTCAGGGCATAGATTATAATAGATTTCTACTTTTGGTTGCTGTTCTGGAGAAAAGGTTAGGTTTGCCGCTTGGTGATAAGGATATATTTGTTAATGTTGCCGGAGGCATTGTTGTAGATGATCCTGCGGCTGATTTAGGCATGATGCTTGCTATAGCCTCAAGCCTGAAGAATAAAGAGATATCATCGGCCTTAATGATAGTAGGCGAGGTAGGGCTTTCAGCTGAGGTGCGCAGTATATCTAACTGCAGTTTACGAATAAAAGAAGCCTTAAAATTAGGTTTTACTAATATTGTTATTCCTGAATCAAACATAAAAGAGATCAGCAGAAGCGATAAGGGGAAAAAAGATATTTCTTTCTCCGGCGTTAAAATAGTTAAAGATGCAATGCAGTTGGTATTTTAAAACTTATTATATATTTAAGGAGGTATTTTAAATGACTTTAATTATTATCCGACTTTTTTTTATTCTTTCAGGAACGACTATTGGTTACATTACAGGCGGTTTTAATGATAATGCCATCTTGGGTGCAGGCGTTGGTTTCTTCGCAAGTTGGCTGATAATATTCTTAGAGAGAGGAATGCGGCGCGTATCTGTGCGGGGACTTTCCAGTGCTGTATTTGGTCTTATCCTAGGTTTAATTATGGCAAAATTGCTTACTGATGCTATTAGCCTGATTCCGCTTGATGAAGGCAATATCTCTTCAATTAGAGTTATTCTTACGCTTGTCTTCTGTTATCTGGGTATGATTATGGCCATGCGCGGCAAGGATGAATTCAACATCATTATTCCTTATGTAAGACTGAGCCGACAGGGGCAGGCTGAAGATGTCATCCTGCTTGATACCAGCGCAATTATCGACGGTAGAATAGTTGATCTTTGCAAGACAGCTTTTCTTTCAGCTAGATTATTGGTGCCGCGTTTTGTCTTGAAGGAGTTGCAGCAGATTGCTGATTCTGCCGATACTATTAAGCGCCAGCGGGGCAGGCGTGGTTTAGAGATACTGCATAATATTCAAAAGGATAGCTCACTGGAGATCATCATCCACGAGGAGGATTTTCCTGACGTTCCAGATGTGGATGCAAAGTTAGTGCGACTGGGTAGATTATTAGAGGCAAAGATTTTTACCCTGGATTTCAATTTGAATCGCGTTGCGGAATTACAAGGTGTCAAGGTCTTAAATATTAACGAACTTGCTAATGCACTTAGACCTGTGGTATTTCCGGGAGAGACCCTAGAGGTAAAATTAATTAAAGAGGGAAGGGAGCATAAACAGGCAATCGCCTATTTGGATGATGGCACAATGATCGTAGTTGAGGAAGCCAGAAGTCAGATTAATCATACTATTAAGGTTGTGGTTACTTCAGTCCTGCAGACGCAGGCAGGCCGAATGGTATTTGCCAAACTTCAACCTCATCAAGGAAACCAGAAACAAAATTAGTTTTTTTCGTTTTGGTTAAGGTGGCAGATATAAAACGAAAAGCGAAAGTCATCGCCATAGTTGCCGCAGGAGGCAAGGGACAGCGTCTAGGAAGCAGATTAGCCAAGACGTTTGTCTTGATTAATAAGCGGCCAATCCTTTTCTTCGCCCTTAGTTCGCTTACCCAGCATCCCCTGATAAATGAGATCATACTTGTCACTAGTAGAAAGACATTATTTGCTGCCAAGAGACTGGTAGAAAAGTATAGGTTCAAAAAAGTAAAACATATTGTAGTTGGCGGGCGAACGCGCAAGGCCTCTGTGAGTAATGGCTTAAAGAAGATAAGAGGCGACAAACACACATTTGTTTTGATCCATGATGCCGCAAGGCCGTTCCTTAATAGATCACTCATCAATCGAGTTGTTAATGAGGCGTTCAGGTACAATGCGAGCATTTGTGCTGTTCCAGCGAAATGCACGATTAAAAGCCTAAAAAGAAGCAATAAGCATTTATTTATCAAAAATACGCTTGATAGAAGTTTGCTTTGTGAGGTTCAGACGCCGCAGGTCTTTCGGCTAGATTTATTAAAAAGGGCTTTTTCTAAAGGTGCTCATCAAGATGCAACTGATGATGCGGCCCTCGTTGAGAGACTAAAAGTCAAGGTAGGAGTAGTTAACGGTTCTTACTCTAATATTAAAATCACAACGTGCGATGATTTGCTTTTTGCTAGGGCTATTGCCAAACAGTTCAAATACTCAACCTAATAATAAGTAAGATATGGGAATGAGTAAAGTTAAAATCGGCTTTGGTTATGATATCCATCCTTTAAGAGAGGGACGTAGTCTCATATTGGGTGGTATCCAGATACCTTTTTCTAAGGGTCTCCTGGGTCATTCTGATGCTGATGTCTTAATCCATGCTGTTTGCGACGCTATTCTTGGCGCCTTAGGTAAAGGCGATATCGGAGAGATATTTCCGGATACAGATCCAGCTTATAAGGATATGGCAAGTAGCAAATTACTGGATGTAGTATTTAAATTAATGACTGATGCAGGTTTTAAAATTGGAAATATCGATACTGTGATAGTCGCTGAACAGCCTAAGATTTCCCAAGTAAAAGAGAGGATGAAGGAAAAGCTTGCTGCTATTTTGCATAGCAGGAAAGATGATATCAATATAAAGGCCACCACGGCTGAGGGGCTAGGTCCCATAGGAAATAATGAGGCTATCGCTTGCTTTGCGACAGCGATAATAATTGAGGGGGCGTAGATATGAACTGCATTTTAAATATATTAATTATACTTATAGGGCTATTCTTTTTAAAATTGATTCTGATTTCGATCTTTTTTTACAAAGAGATCAAGGCGGCTCAAAAGAAAGATCCGGCAGCGAAGAGTTTTCTTGAGATCCTCTTGCTTTATCAGGGCCTACACGCTTTAGTTTCTTACCGCATTGCCCATTTCTTTTATAGAATACATCTTTTCTTTTTAGCGCGTTTGATGAGTCAGATTTCGCGCTTTGCTACTGGTATTGAAATACATCCAGGGGCACAGATTGGCAGGGGATTCTTCATTGATCATGGCATGGGTGTGGTTATCGGTGAGACTTCTATTATTGGCGATAATGTGCTTTTATATCAAGGCGTTACCTTGGGCGGGACAGGTCTTAAAAAAGGCAAACGCCATCCTACAATCGGCAATAATGTTGTCGTAGGCACAGGAGCAAAGATATTAGGGAATATAACAGTGGGTGATAACTCTTATATCGGAGCAAATGCGGTTGTGATTAAGGATGTGCCGGTGAACTCGACTATAGTTGGTGTGCCTGGCAGGATTACTAAGCAGGACGGGAAAAAGATTGATATCAGCCTAGATCACATACATATCCTAGATCCTCTCAAGCAGGCCCTGGATGAGATACGTCAGAGGATTGATAAGCTAGAAAATAAATGAAAGAACTCCCCAAGATTCATATTTATAATACATTAACTAAGAAGAAAGAAGAATTCAAACCCTTAAAAGCAAAAAGAATAGGGATTTATTCTTGCGGCGTAACTGTCTATGATGACTGCCACATAGGTCATGCCAGGAGTCTCTATACCTTTGAGGTCATCAGAAATTTTTTAAAATATCGCGGATATGATGTCAAGTTTATTCGCAATATAACAGATATTGACGATAAGATTATCAACAAGGCCAAGGAATTGGGTGAAGATTGGAATGCTGTTGCCTCTCGCTACATAGCTTGCTATGAGCATGATTTAAAACTCCTTAATTTATCTAAGGCAGATATTGAGCCAAGAGCAACTGAACACATCAGCGGAATGAAGAAATTTATATCTCTATTGATTAAAAAGGGTTATGCATATGAGGCAGGCGGCGATGTTTATTTTAGCGTAAGAAAATTTAAAGATTACGGTAAATTATCTGGTCAATCTATAGATCAGATGAAAACAGGAGCGCGTATTGAGCCGGGTGAACATAAACAAGACCCATTGGATTTTGCGCTCTGGAAGAAATCTAGGAAAGATGAGCCTTCCTGGCCTAGCCCTTGGGGTGAGGGTAGGCCTGGCTGGCATATAGAATGCTCCTTGATGAGCTCAAAATACCTCGGGCAGCCATTTGATATTCATGCCGGAGGCAGAGACTTAATTTTTCCCCACCATGAAAACGAGATTGCTCAAAGTGAGAGTTTTGCTGGTAAGCCCTTTGCCCGTTATTGGATGCATCATGGCCTATTAACTATAAATGGCCAAAAGATGTCCAAGTCATTAGGCAATTATGTGACTGTAAAAGATTTTATGGGCAAATATGGCAATGCCAACCTTTTAAAATTATTATTTTTAAATGCGCATTATTCGCAGCCTATAGATTATAACGAAGAGAAGATGCAAGAGGTAAGGAGATCATACGAGCGTATAAATATCTTAAAAGATAAATTAGAGAAGGATTATGGTACCGTAAATATAAACAAAAGCATTAAATCAGGAACCGGTTTTATAAAACCCTTCAAGGACAAATTTATAGAATATATGGACGACGATTTTAACACCCCTAGGGCATTGTCAGTTTTATTTGAATTGGTCAATAATTGCAATAAGTTATTAGATAGCAATGACGAGTTTAAGCAATTTAAGCTGCGTTATGCTATGGATGTTATAAAAGAGCTAGCTGGTATTTTTGGACTTTCTCCTGATGTGGAAAAAACAAGTAAATTAGAAGTAGAGTTGACAGAAAAGATTAAGCTCAGAGACAAATTAAAAAAAGAGAAGAAATATTTAGAGGCAGATAAAATAAGAAAGGAATTAAAAGAGCAAGGTATTATTTTAGAAGATTCAAAGGAAGGTACACAATGGCGAAGAAAAATTTAAGAGGCGTATTTATTACCTTCGAAGGCCCTGAAGGCTGCGGAAAGAGCACCCACTCTGAGCTTCTCTACCAACATTTAAAGAGGTTGAAACTGCCGGTAATCTATATACGTGAGCCAGGGA
This window of the Candidatus Omnitrophota bacterium genome carries:
- a CDS encoding MCE family protein, which translates into the protein MGLKFKNEIKVGIFSLVGVIIFVVFVFSIGDIKLFTKSKDVKIVFGFANGVKISSPVRLAGVDVGQVRKISVRFNRQTQKNEVEVLARVTDSTIIPQDSKVWINTLGLLGEKYIEIIPGLDYAHLFKPGETIIGKDPIPMQEITELGREIALKLRESIDAINNFILNEKNKEAYNQVLENLEEASKSLSEIMEKINSGDGTAGKFISDEAIYTDTKEFIEDIKKHPWKLMRKPQEE
- a CDS encoding ABC transporter ATP-binding protein, coding for MIEIHNIYKSFNTSKVLDGLSLIIKTGETKVIIGRSGCGKSVLLKHIVGILRPQEGSIIIDGLEVNKLNDEQMNLFRLRMKIGMVFQGGALFDSLNVGENVGFVLSEYTDLDKSTIVKKVKEALGMVGLKDIEHLLPSDLSGGMKKRVALARAICMNPNIILYDEPTTGVDPITADAINDLIIELHDKLEVTSVVVTHDMTSAYKVADRIAMLYSGKIIQMGTPDEIKNSTNPFVKQFITGASSGAITDAENLVFGHVTE
- a CDS encoding ABC transporter permease, whose protein sequence is MRSALDRLAAFLNYFGRVVSLGYQTIVVTFTLPFNFKRFIFQAKRIGLDSLPIVSVVALFTGMILAFQSTYLLKKLSSEIYIANIVALSLVRELGPVFTALIVAGRVGAAITAEVGTMTVTEQVDALRTLATNPIKYLVVPRFLGMVIMLPLLVIYTNLVGIMGGYIICVYRLGVSSAMYIQMTFQSLVLKDLYSGLIKSMVFGMLIALISCYEGLRAAGGAEGVGRSTTLSVVISFILVITTDCIFTALFYFIL
- the radA gene encoding DNA repair protein RadA; protein product: MKTKTVFNCQKCGYQSPRWLGRCPDCSSWNSLAEEMPQLPQVGQERIFSKEAPVLLGDISLEDKPRISTRLAELDRVLGGGLVSGSVVLLGGDPGIGKSTIALQAAINLSKEGRKVLYISAEESLKQTKLRAVRIDKDFNENLFIVSQTNLEEIIKYIKALKAQVVFLDSIQVVYNPAIASSTGTITQVRECAGTLTQLAKLDGFSLILIGHVTKEGTLAGPKLLEHIVDTVLYFEGDKLSLYRILRTAKNRFGSTNEIGLFAMTESGLQQVSNPSQIFLSQRARKVSGSIVVAIMEGSRPLLIEIQALVSRAGFNIVRRRCQGIDYNRFLLLVAVLEKRLGLPLGDKDIFVNVAGGIVVDDPAADLGMMLAIASSLKNKEISSALMIVGEVGLSAEVRSISNCSLRIKEALKLGFTNIVIPESNIKEISRSDKGKKDISFSGVKIVKDAMQLVF
- the cysS gene encoding cysteine--tRNA ligase, producing the protein MKELPKIHIYNTLTKKKEEFKPLKAKRIGIYSCGVTVYDDCHIGHARSLYTFEVIRNFLKYRGYDVKFIRNITDIDDKIINKAKELGEDWNAVASRYIACYEHDLKLLNLSKADIEPRATEHISGMKKFISLLIKKGYAYEAGGDVYFSVRKFKDYGKLSGQSIDQMKTGARIEPGEHKQDPLDFALWKKSRKDEPSWPSPWGEGRPGWHIECSLMSSKYLGQPFDIHAGGRDLIFPHHENEIAQSESFAGKPFARYWMHHGLLTINGQKMSKSLGNYVTVKDFMGKYGNANLLKLLFLNAHYSQPIDYNEEKMQEVRRSYERINILKDKLEKDYGTVNINKSIKSGTGFIKPFKDKFIEYMDDDFNTPRALSVLFELVNNCNKLLDSNDEFKQFKLRYAMDVIKELAGIFGLSPDVEKTSKLEVELTEKIKLRDKLKKEKKYLEADKIRKELKEQGIILEDSKEGTQWRRKI
- the ispF gene encoding 2-C-methyl-D-erythritol 2,4-cyclodiphosphate synthase → MSKVKIGFGYDIHPLREGRSLILGGIQIPFSKGLLGHSDADVLIHAVCDAILGALGKGDIGEIFPDTDPAYKDMASSKLLDVVFKLMTDAGFKIGNIDTVIVAEQPKISQVKERMKEKLAAILHSRKDDINIKATTAEGLGPIGNNEAIACFATAIIIEGA
- a CDS encoding PIN domain nuclease; this encodes MTLIIIRLFFILSGTTIGYITGGFNDNAILGAGVGFFASWLIIFLERGMRRVSVRGLSSAVFGLILGLIMAKLLTDAISLIPLDEGNISSIRVILTLVFCYLGMIMAMRGKDEFNIIIPYVRLSRQGQAEDVILLDTSAIIDGRIVDLCKTAFLSARLLVPRFVLKELQQIADSADTIKRQRGRRGLEILHNIQKDSSLEIIIHEEDFPDVPDVDAKLVRLGRLLEAKIFTLDFNLNRVAELQGVKVLNINELANALRPVVFPGETLEVKLIKEGREHKQAIAYLDDGTMIVVEEARSQINHTIKVVVTSVLQTQAGRMVFAKLQPHQGNQKQN
- the ispD gene encoding 2-C-methyl-D-erythritol 4-phosphate cytidylyltransferase, yielding MADIKRKAKVIAIVAAGGKGQRLGSRLAKTFVLINKRPILFFALSSLTQHPLINEIILVTSRKTLFAAKRLVEKYRFKKVKHIVVGGRTRKASVSNGLKKIRGDKHTFVLIHDAARPFLNRSLINRVVNEAFRYNASICAVPAKCTIKSLKRSNKHLFIKNTLDRSLLCEVQTPQVFRLDLLKRAFSKGAHQDATDDAALVERLKVKVGVVNGSYSNIKITTCDDLLFARAIAKQFKYST
- the cysE gene encoding serine O-acetyltransferase, with the protein product MNCILNILIILIGLFFLKLILISIFFYKEIKAAQKKDPAAKSFLEILLLYQGLHALVSYRIAHFFYRIHLFFLARLMSQISRFATGIEIHPGAQIGRGFFIDHGMGVVIGETSIIGDNVLLYQGVTLGGTGLKKGKRHPTIGNNVVVGTGAKILGNITVGDNSYIGANAVVIKDVPVNSTIVGVPGRITKQDGKKIDISLDHIHILDPLKQALDEIRQRIDKLENK